The Vagococcus xieshaowenii genome includes a region encoding these proteins:
- the erm(B) gene encoding 23S rRNA (adenine(2058)-N(6))-methyltransferase Erm(B): protein MNKNIKYSQNFLTSEKVLNQIIKQLNLKETDTVYEIGTGKGHLTTKLAKISKQVTSIELDSHLFNLSSEKLKLNTRVTLIHQDILQFQFPNKQRYKIVGSIPYHLSTQIIKKVVFESHASDIYLIVEEGFYKRTLDIHRTLGLLLHTQVSIQQLLKLPAECFHPKPKVNSVLIKLTRHTTDVPDKYWKLYTYFVSKWVNREYRQLFTKNQFHQAMKHAKVNNLSTVTYEQVLSIFNSYLLFNGRK from the coding sequence ATGAACAAAAATATAAAATATTCTCAAAACTTTTTAACGAGTGAAAAAGTACTCAACCAAATAATAAAACAATTGAATTTAAAAGAAACCGATACCGTTTACGAAATTGGAACAGGTAAAGGGCATTTAACGACGAAACTGGCTAAAATAAGTAAACAGGTAACGTCTATTGAATTAGACAGTCATCTATTCAACTTATCGTCAGAAAAATTAAAACTGAATACTCGTGTCACTTTAATTCACCAAGATATTCTACAGTTTCAATTCCCTAACAAACAGAGGTATAAAATTGTTGGGAGTATTCCTTACCATTTAAGCACACAAATTATTAAAAAAGTGGTTTTTGAAAGCCATGCGTCTGACATCTATCTGATTGTTGAAGAAGGATTCTACAAGCGTACCTTGGATATTCACCGAACACTAGGGTTGCTCTTGCACACTCAAGTCTCGATTCAGCAATTGCTTAAGCTGCCAGCGGAATGCTTTCATCCTAAACCAAAAGTAAACAGTGTCTTAATAAAACTTACCCGCCATACCACAGATGTTCCAGATAAATATTGGAAGCTATATACGTACTTTGTTTCAAAATGGGTCAATCGAGAATATCGTCAACTGTTTACTAAAAATCAGTTTCATCAAGCAATGAAACACGCCAAAGTAAACAATTTAAGTACCGTTACTTATGAGCAAGTATTGTCTATTTTTAATAGTTATCTATTATTTAACGGGAGGAAATAA